Within Phaeodactylum tricornutum CCAP 1055/1 chromosome 15, whole genome shotgun sequence, the genomic segment TACCAGGCAACGACTCTAATGAACAAGAATACGCCGCAACTCTTCGATCATGTAATTCTGAACATTTGTTAAAGCCCAAGAAGTTGTCCGTTAGATTGGTCAGCTCCGATTGCGTTCCCAACGACCGTGTGGGTACGTACATTCTTACAACTGTATAAGTTTCATTAGCAGCTATTCGATGAGGAACAAAACCATGCTAATTCCGAGCGCgtttttgaagaaagaaatcCATTATGGATTCTGAGAATGGTAGTGGGAGAAATGTGTATTTTCGGTTTCACTTTGCGGACAGCTTACTAACGAAGCGTTCCTTGTTGTTTATATTACAGCGTTGCATCCTTATACTCGTATATCCCTCGGTTTGGATCTCTTCGTTGATTGCGTAACTCTTGAGCTCATAAGTCGGTTAGAGGCAGATCGGTACATTGATAATACAGAGATCTTCATGCACAGTGGCTCGATAAAAATTGGGCTTTTTCCTATCCGCTTCATATTTCCTCGAAGAGACCACCCTTGGTGCGAGCCAGAACCGCTGAGGCTGCTCTCTGCTTCTGCCGCCACACTATCAAATTCCAAGGAAGAGAGAAAACAAGGGGATAACTCAACACGACACAGCAAGCATTCATTGGTCGATTTTGTTGGCGACGGTGCGATCGTCTCACTTCCGCTTGAGGAGGGCTCAAGTACCAGTCTTTACCGACTTTGCgttcaatttttggaaaagagaGATTCATCTGGTGATGAAAGCTGTCTAATAAGTTTAAAGAGGCTACACTTTCTTTCACAGCAATCCCAAATGATCAAGAGCAATAGAATATCAGAATCACCAATCGTTTTTCATGATCACAGCGATACTGAGCTACTAGAGGACGCAACTAGCTCGCTGGTGAACTTGCTACCGAGCGCCACTGTCATATCCAGTGGTCTTATCCAACGCGCCCCAACATCTGTTACGAACGCAGGATTTGTCCTCCAAGGTGGCAAAGGATCTGGCAAGACCCACACAGCGTTAATGATTGCCGCAATACTGAGGTTGCGCCATAGCCACGCCACTTTCTACTTGAACTGCCAAGGTTTAAAAGATCAACTTGCAATACGGCTCTCTGACATTTTGAGGGAGTTTGATGATATATTTGCAATGGCAAGACGCTCATCACCGTCCGTGTTGATACTTGACGACCTTGACCAAATGATTACAAACTTTAGTGAAGGCGACAGCTTTAAGGACGAAAGTCTTCAAGCTCAGCATACAAACCCAATTACGTTGGCACAGTCGCGGTTGATACTGTCTCATTTGCACAATTTGGTAAGAAACACGACCGGAAAAAAAATATCTTTAATCGTTTCATGCGATAGTGGGACGGACTCAACGCTACCAGCTGCCCCTACCGCCAAGGTGATAGAGCTACCAATATTAGGGAAGAAAGAGCGCTGTTCTCTTCTCTGCAACATGCTACACTCGATCAATGCAGTTGGAGTTCGCCGTGAAGAACTTGACCTGAGACTGGAACCACAGACAGATGGATTTCGTCCTCGTGACGTCGAGCGCGTGGCGACGCGACTGTCTAGATCGCTTGGCTCGAAAAACGTTTCTCACATTGCTATGAGACGTAAATTGGATGACGTCTTGAAGGAGTTTGTTCCGTTGTGTCGTCTTTCTAGTGAAACACTTGGACCTATCAAGGAGGGATACGTTTGGGAAGATGTTGCAGGGTTGTTTCGTGCCAAAGAGGAACTCGTTTCAACAGTTGTTCGCCCTTCCATCTACACGCTAATATATCAACGAGCCAAGGTTCAGCTGCCGCGTGGGTTACTACTCTTCGGACCTCCTGGATGCGGAAAATCACTTATTGTTCCAGCACTGGCAAAGCGTTGCCGCTTTAGCCTCGTTCTGTGTCGCGGTCCTGAGCTTCTTGACAAGTACATTGGTGCATCAGAAGCCAAAGTTCGAGATCTCTTTGACCGCGCTGCGACTGCCGctccttcaattttgttTCTTGACGAGCTGGATTCGTTGGCACCGCCCCGAGGATCTGACCATACTGGTGTTACAGATCGTGTTGTCAATCAGCTCCTGACATTTTTGGACGGAGTCGAAGAGAATTCCTCGAAAGGCCCGCTATATGTCATTGCGGCGACATCTCGGCCGGACAAAATAGATCCTGCATTGCTTAGGCCTGGGCGACTCGAGAAGCACGTCTACGTGGGTCTTGCTGAGGACGATGCAGAATGGGCAGATGTTTTTGAGAAATGCAGTCGACTCTACAAATTCCATAAGGCTTTCGAAGTTGACCTCGCTTCGGGAAAGTTACCACGCGACTTGCTTCGACGCTATGGCCACCTCCGACAGCTGTCGCCTGCCGATGTTTCAGCCGCCTTTGGAACGGCGCAATTAAATGCCATCCATGAAGCAATCACTTGTGGCAAGAGCGATGAACCAATCCTCTTGAGTCTCAATCATGTTCAAGAGGCATTTCGCACGACTCGGGCATCTCTAGCCGATAGCGAGCGTAAGATGCTTGATGTTATTTACAGAAAGTATCGAAAGGATTCCTCCAAAGCAGTGGATCTCAACGATTCAACCTCGCTAGAAGTGCCCTCTCAGCGCACTGCTTTGCGCTAAACCCGAAGTGTAACTTTGATAACTGTAATTGTATATTGTTATATCTACTCGTTTTTTCTGGAAAGTAGACTCTCTGAGAATTGCCTTCGCTGAAGGGTAGACGCCCTTACAGTTTACCAATGTCGTTCACTCCCAGGAAAGATGCGATGTCCACAATCAGATTTCATGTTGTCTAATTACTGAAGATACTTGATTCTAGTGAGTTCGTCAATAGAAAGGTCACCAGGACTCAATGGCTTTGTTGGAGAACTTTGTCGGGCGCAAACGTCCATGGAACAAaccttactaatgtaaaataAGTAGTTGTTTGAAGCcttattcactgtcatatCAGGCTGGTTCACATTAGTGATAGTTTTCGTCAGCGAAATGCCACCATCCACGTGTCCGTACTGTAAAAGCAAATAAATCTTTTTAGGTGCAGAACTGTAGAGAGGACAAACATGGACGAATGAAAACGATGAAACTTACGCCAGCCGAGATTCAGCGTTCACTTTCCTTCGAAACGACAACGGCGTGTGACCGTGAGTCCTCAGTGGATCCTGTGTATGGTAGGCAGGCTTCCAGGCCGCACAAATGCTTTTTGTAAAAACCTCTTACTCTGTCCACGGACCATATACTACGATTCGCCGTCATAAGAACCCGCAAGAATGAGCAAGGTGCAAGGAACAGTCaaatggttcgatagccgGAAGGGTTATGGCTTTGTGGCTCCCACTTCAGACAATTCTCCCACCGCAGAGGAGATCTTCGTCCACCAGACGAGTATTCAATCCGAAGGAGCTTACCGAACGTTGGTGAGTTATATTGAAATGAGGGAATCTGCTTTGTCCGTTTTTGGATCTTGTTCCGACTGTGTAAAATTACTACTAGTTCCTGCGAATATGAACGTAAGAGGTCCGTTTGACGCTATTTTGTGCCACTAGGATTCCACATTCCAATGAGAGAAGGTGTTTTTCGAAAGACTGGGACCCTCGAAAGTCTTTTGGGTCTTTTGATGGCATTTGAAGTCTTCTAACCCCACGACTTTGTGCGATAGGTTGAAAACTCAGAGATTGAGTTCGATGTTGAGAAAGAAGCAGAGTCGGGTAAATTTAAAGCCATTAATGTGACGGCACCCGGTGGCGGTCCTATCAAGCCTCCACGTCGCACTCGCTCGAAAAAGGTTCCAAATGAGGATGGGGTCGGCGAAGACGTCGAAACCCCAGCTCCTGAAGAACCACACTCACGCGGTCGTAATCGTAAAGGAAGGCGTAAACCAGACGGACCGCCCAAGCAACGCACCCCTTTCTTTCACGAATCGATTGCGGATGAAGCGAAAACTCAGATCCAAGCCAAAGGGTTTGAATTAGGCGATAAGAGTACGGTTGACGTTTCTTTCGGCGACAACCGTATAAAGCTAGGTCAAGGCGGTTATGCGGGACTTGCTCACGCCAGTGGCATGTTGGCCGAAGGTACCTATACCTGCGATAACAAGGGACTTGTCTCCTTCAAATGGGAGCGCGCCCTAAAGTTTGGAGGCGGTACCTGGAAGCACTCTGATACTGGTGATTTACTTATGAAACTTTCTCTAACGGAAGGTAAGCCCCCTGAGTCAAATTGATGTTCGAGCTTTACGTTTTTGCGGATTTCTTAGAACAATGTGCTCGCttttcttgtccttgctTTGTCAGATGACGTTAGTCCGGTAACGCCCGGTGAAACCCCTGAAAGCCTTTGGGGTGCGGGTAAGACAGATCCAAAAGAAGCCTTGGAAGCGAACGGCTTTCAAATGCGCCGTGCTGTCCTGACTCGACCGGTCCGTGGTCGTCGGTCGGCTCCTCCCTCCTCCTCCGCTGCCGAGTGATATGACTTTGCTTCCGATTGTTAGTCCGATAGAATGAAACGTGAAGAGCACATGAATACGCCTCGGAAGTTGGTCAATAAACGCTAGCTACCATGAAAGGAGATTATTAggatttttcttcttgttgtcaaAACGAGGTACGGgagaatttttctttccttttctgATTTTTTACCTAGCTGGTAGTCGAAGACATCTTTTAGAATAGCTAGAGTCGGCGCTTTATTAGTATGGTGGACCTCGAAAACCATTCGTAGTCGATGCTTGTCACCGTTGGATCGACAATTGAGTTTGAACTTTGTTGGCATGGCTAACCTACCATCGCAGTCGGGTGCTTATTACCGTTAAATCGACACGCGTTCTCGGTCGACggtcttactgttagactgttggcttacagttaagcTCTATGTGTCTGGAAAAAGGGAGACATTTATGTTGAGCTTCACACCCAAACACTTATTAGGAAATATAATGTCGTCACCTAGTCGTACCACTTTTGATGCTGCTAATTCCAGCGTAGATTTATACCTTGTGACGTCACCGATTCATGGCAGCCCGTGGACCAGCAGATGTTCTGCTAGTTCCAAGATAGCCATGGAAAGATACTGGAAAAGACATTCCTCAAGTTGGAAACAAGCTGGCGCTGACAGCTCTGTTTTGGATTTTTGCGAGCTCAACCGGTAGCACTTTCTTTCTACGATCACAATCAGTTGATTTGCCAAAAAGATACCATGAAGACTGCCGTTCTCGCCTCCCTTATTGCCACAGCTGCCGCCTTTGCCCCGGCTCAGAAGGCCGTTACGAGCACTGCTCTTAGTGCGTCCAACTTCGAAGACGCGCTTGGTGCGCAGCCTCCGGTAAGTAATCGGTGATGCCTTTCGGAATATTCTTCGCTTCGGGTTCGGCAGGATTCGTCACTTACATACGTGCCCGAATCTTTTTCCATTATTTCCTTTCCGACAGCTCGGATTCTATGATCCTTTGGGCCTTTTGGATGGTGCCTCCGAATCCAAGTTCGAGCGACTTCGTTACGTGGAACTCAAGCACGGACGTATCTCCATGCTCGCCGTTGTCGGGTACCTCGTCACCGAGGCCGGAATCCGTCTCCCCGGAAACATTGACTACTCTGGTACCAAGTTCACAGACATTCCTGGTGGATTTGACGCTCTTTCTGCTATCTCGAAGGAAGGTCTCGGACAGATCATTGGCTTCATCTTCTTTTTGGAGATGATCATGCGCCCCATTGGTGGACGTGGTGAATTCGTCGGCGACTTCCGTAATGACGCCATTGACTTTGGTTGGGATACCTTTGACGAGGAGACCAAGCTCAAGAAGCGCGCGATCGAACTCAATCAGGGCCGTGCCGCTCAGATGGGAATTCTTGCCCTTATGGTTCACGAACAGTTGGGCGTGCCGATCATCCCTTCGCTTCCTTGAAAGGTTCAAGTTGCTTCTCAACTTCTACTCGCTCGGAAATTAGTCGTAGAGCGAATCCTTAACAATAGCAGTTTTGTTGAATCGCTTTCATTTGCAATTGTGAGATATGATGTCGATAGTACCGGGTGCTTTTGTTGAATTTATTATGAGCTTATTACCAATAGATTGTGCCCTACCTGAAATACCAGCGGCAACAAAAGCTGGGACACCATTGCTCGCAATGACAAACCTTTCCGGTAAAGGTTCTTAACTACTGTCAGGAGCGGCATGAGTTATCTCTTTCTTTGAAGTGTCGACTTTGCGATCTGCCGCGTCCTTTGGCTGCCTTTGGCTATTTGCAACGGTCCCGTTTGATCCATTTTCATTGTTTGCTTCCGAAGGTGCCTCTTGGTCATTTTCCTCAACTTGGTCGTTTCCCGAAAGTACTGAGCTGGATATGATGCTCAAAGCAGACTCAACCGACTTCTGCAACGTTTGCGGAAGCCAACTGTTTTGCTTCGTGCAAtcatcgctttcgtcatTGCCCAAATTTTCATCGCGATGGCTATTCAATTCCAGCATTtttttccattccaaaattttttggTCTTCAAAACGATTGTGAATGCCGCTTTGCTGTGCTCTCTGCTTTTGGTGTCGCAAAGTTCTCTCATCGTGAAGAACTTTCTCCCGTGAAGCTTCCAGTTTTTCAATGCGATCCAAAAGAGATTGTATATCGTATTTCTCATCTGATCCAGAATGCTGATatgattctttttctttaGAAGTATCTGATACCGTGATTTGCCCACGTGCCTTCAACGAGTCAGGCTGTGACGTGTTTTGAACGTTTTCCGAAACTTCTCTGACAGCTTCATTTCTTTCGCCCGTGGCCAAGCTTTGGAATAGTGTAAAAAGCTCTCCAACAATCCTCGAAGCTTGCTCAACAAATCCTTCCTCCCTCGGGGGTATCAATTTTTCCATATTGGCCTCCACAAATTCTTCGCCCATGGCATTCTTTATCTGTTCAAGTTCTTGTCTTTCATAAAACTCATACATCAAACGCTTTCCCCGAAGTTCACTGTACAAGGCGAACAGCAGGCCAGGTAACATTGCGTACATTATATTCCAAAACCACCAGCGGGTGTCCATTACTAGCTTTGGTTTAAGAGGCCGCGCAGCCTCGGTGGACTCTTTCAATAGCTCTTGATTCCAAAAGGAGTATATTCTTGACTGAATAAAGCCTATACGATTCTCTGCGGTGTTCAGCAATGCATACATCTTCTTTTTAGAAAATATTTCATCTCGAGGAAGTTTATTGGTTTCCACAAGTTGGCGTTGGCGATCACGGACCGTTTTCCCCAGTAGTCGTTTTTTGTTCTTGGGGTTGCGCTTTGCAGCAAAGTTCCTCCGCACAGGTGTTTGATTTGGTTCCAAAATATCCTTCATCGCAACATTATAGCGATTGAAAAGAACGGTGCTAAGACATTGCCCAGAAAAAAGGGACGGCCCACGTCGTATCGCACTGAACATACGAAATACAATTTTTTCCCTACACAATCGAGATGAGACTACTCAAAAGCCGTGCCCTCGTATTCCAATATCCTTCAACAATCATGCAGCACATAAGTTCATCGTCACAATGGCACAAATCCAAACGGATATCTcgcttttttggaaacagTATTTTGACAAAAGTTGTGTTTTCACGGTGAATATCAGTAACGCGGGAAGCATGACACGACAATGTACACGCAAAGGCAGTTGATTTTGGTGTGTGTGCTTTATTGCATCCGGGAGTAAACAACTGATGCGACAAGTGGAAAACTCACTAGCTACTGCATGCGCGACAATAAACTCCAAAACGGTTCTCTCTCTAATGTAAAAACAGTTATGATTCAAGGTGTGGCAGGTGGGCTGGAGAATCCTCGTTCTATACGAACAAATACGCCTAGCGACTTGTGATGGCCACAGCGGCTTGTGTAGGCCGAAAAATATGAGATCCCCAAAATTGGGGGGTACCGTCTGATTGGTAGATTGTGGTGCGATACGTGGATGCTGATCCTTCACTCGAGGCCAGTGATGAGTCCGTAATGGAAACGTAGTAGTCCGATTTGACATCAACGAGACCGGGTGGCTGGGAACGACTATTGGCCACCGCAAAGTCGCGAACTTTGATGTAGCCAATGACACTGCAGTACGCCGCTGACAAACCGGTGATCAGCATGCTAGCAACCCACATGAGATAAAGTGGGCGGGAACCGCACCATCGGACCTCTATAGCCAAGGAATCGTCATCGATTTGCGCATTTTTGTACCGATCTTCATCGACCTGATCCGAACAATGGCCAACAATAAATACTGACAGCCACGTAAACATAATGCAGACAACAACGCTAAGCTTCCAAGGACACGACCTCGGTCGCATAGACTGGTAACCCGAGGGATATACGTATTTGATCGGATCTCCCGTATAGGCATCCCCATAATGCTCTTCGTACGTTGCATCAGGCATTTCCGAGTCAATTGAAGATGGTAGGGCGGGCAAAGGGGTAGTGCGGTTGGACACATTACGCGGTGACAGCTGAGACTCGGAAATTGATGCCCCTGGGTTTCTTTCTAGTGATCCTTCGTTCTTCGTCAGAGATAAAGGAGTATGGACCCTTTGCGACTCAATATCGCGCGGTATACCATCCGGCATGGACCGAACTTTAGGGAGTCCGGAGGGTGCTAGGGGAGAATTGATTTCAGATTCGTAACTCCATGTGTTTGTTCTTTGTAGCATCATTCGTCCATCGTCATTGGACGTCCCAGACGCAACTGTCTGTGAGTATTCGTTGACAGCGTACTGAAACATGGGATGTTGATGTCGAAGACCTTCTGGGGTTTGTGCGGAAGGGGTCAATCGCTTCTTCAAAGACCGCTTTCGGCCTATTCCAAGGATTCGTACCATCCGGGTGTACAACAGTAGCTTTGCTCGAGTCACAAGGGTCGCTTAGAGGCTTTGTCGTAGTCGAGAGAGAGAATTCAATACTATGGATAGGGAGTGGAGCTTCTTCTCGTCTCGTTCATGGTTACCTCCAACGCTTACTATTTGTCTTTTCGTAGAGTTACAGTGAACAGCCCCACACTCCCTTTCGGCTACTAGTTTTGTCGAACGATTACTGCGTGCGCGTCATTTCTTCATCGGTTCCGGGTACCACTACGTTTCGACTCTTCATAACTCCCGCCGGACGACATGAAAACTTCACAATAGTGCTACTTTTCAGGTTATGGAAGTC encodes:
- a CDS encoding predicted protein, producing the protein DVAGLFRAKEELVSTVVRPSIYTLIYQRAKVQLPRGLLLFGPPGCGKSLIVPALAKRCRFSLVLCRGPELLDKYIGASEAKVRDLFDRAATAAPSILFLDELDSLAPPRGSDHTGVTDRVVNQLLTFLDGVEENSSKGPLYVIAATSRPDKIDPALLRPGRLEKHVYVGLAE
- a CDS encoding predicted protein — protein: MFSAIRRGPSLFSGQCLSTVLFNRYNVAMKDILEPNQTPVRRNFAAKRNPKNKKRLLGKTVRDRQRQLVETNKLPRDEIFSKKKMYALLNTAENRIGFIQSRIYSFWNQELLKESTEAARPLKPKLVMDTRWWFWNIMYAMLPGLLFALYSELRGKRLMYEFYERQELEQIKNAMGEEFVEANMEKLIPPREEGFVEQASRIVGELFTLFQSLATGERNEAVREVSENVQNTSQPDSLKARGQITVSDTSKEKESYQHSGSDEKYDIQSLLDRIEKLEASREKVLHDERTLRHQKQRAQQSGIHNRFEDQKILEWKKMLELNSHRDENLGNDESDDCTKQNSWLPQTLQKSVESALSIISSSVLSGNDQVEENDQEAPSEANNENGSNGTVANSQRQPKDAADRKVDTSKKEITHAAPDSS
- the Lhcf10 gene encoding protein fucoxanthin chlorophyll a/c protein — translated: MKTAVLASLIATAAAFAPAQKAVTSTALSASNFEDALGAQPPLGFYDPLGLLDGASESKFERLRYVELKHGRISMLAVVGYLVTEAGIRLPGNIDYSGTKFTDIPGGFDALSAISKEGLGQIIGFIFFLEMIMRPIGGRGEFVGDFRNDAIDFGWDTFDEETKLKKRAIELNQGRAAQMGILALMVHEQLGVPIIPSLP
- a CDS encoding predicted protein, whose translation is MSKVQGTVKWFDSRKGYGFVAPTSDNSPTAEEIFVHQTSIQSEGAYRTLVENSEIEFDVEKEAESGKFKAINVTAPGGGPIKPPRRTRSKKVPNEDGVGEDVETPAPEEPHSRGRNRKGRRKPDGPPKQRTPFFHESIADEAKTQIQAKGFELGDKSTVDVSFGDNRIKLGQGGYAGLAHASGMLAEGTYTCDNKGLVSFKWERALKFGGGTWKHSDTGDLLMKLSLTEDDVSPVTPGETPESLWGAGKTDPKEALEANGFQMRRAVLTRPVRGRRSAPPSSSAAE
- a CDS encoding predicted protein, with the protein product MVRILGIGRKRSLKKRLTPSAQTPEGLRHQHPMFQYAVNEYSQTVASGTSNDDGRMMLQRTNTWSYESEINSPLAPSGLPKVRSMPDGIPRDIESQRVHTPLSLTKNEGSLERNPGASISESQLSPRNVSNRTTPLPALPSSIDSEMPDATYEEHYGDAYTGDPIKYVYPSGYQSMRPRSCPWKLSVVVCIMFTWLSVFIVGHCSDQVDEDRYKNAQIDDDSLAIEVRWCGSRPLYLMWVASMLITGLSAAYCSVIGYIKVRDFAVANSRSQPPGLVDVKSDYYVSITDSSLASSEGSASTYRTTIYQSDGTPQFWGSHIFRPTQAAVAITSR